From a single Adhaeribacter swui genomic region:
- the rpoB gene encoding DNA-directed RNA polymerase subunit beta, with the protein MAKHKISERINFASITPVIDYPDFLDVQLQSFRDFFQLETPAENRTDEGLFKVFAENFPISDSRENFVLEFIDYHVDPPKYSVDECIDRGLTYSVPLKAKLRLICNDEDNEDFETIEQEVFLGNIPYMTEKGSFVINGAERVIVSQLHRSPGVFFAQSKHTNGTKLYSARIIPFKGSWIEFATDVNNVMYAYIDRKKKFPVTTLLRAIGYGTDKDILDLFGLSEEVPADKKTMKKAVGRKLAARVLRTWTEDFVDEDTGEVVSIDRNEVLLERDSTLTEEDIDTILDSGAKSIILHRENVNIADYTIIYNTLQKDNSNSEQEAVEQIYRQLRNTEAPDVETARDIIQKLFFSDKRYDLGDVGRYRINKKLGLDNNWDAKVLTNEDIVLIVKYLIGLINSKAVVDDIDHLSNRRVRTVGEQLYAQFGVGLARMARTIKERMNVRDNEEFKPVDLINARTLSSVINSFFGTNQLSQFMDQTNPLAEITHKRRVSALGPGGLSRERAGFEVRDVHYTHYGRLCTIETPEGPNIGLISSLCVHARVNNMGFIETPYRKVTEGKVEVEKGVVYLTAEEEDTHHIAQANAVIDEGGNFLSDRVKGRFEGDFPVTEPSTYTYMDVAPNQIVSVAASLIPFLEHDDANRALMGSNMQRQAVPLLKPQAPIVGTGLEGRAAIDSRALIVAEGPGVVEFVDATKVVVKYDLSEDDKLVSFDAEYVTYDLIKFRRTNQDTCINLTPIVHRGDIVKKGQALCEGYATNDGELALGRNLQVAFMPWQGYNFEDAIVISEKVVRDDVFTSIHIEEFELEVRETKRGEEELTSEIPNVSEEAVRNLDENGIIRRGAEVKEGDILIGKITPKGETDPTPEEKLLRAIFGDKAGDVKDASLKAPPSLNGVVIETKLFSRPKKDKNLRAKSKKEVEDLKSHYNSELKAVKNIMIDKLSQLLDGQVTNGVKHKFGDEIMSKGVKFSRKNIAENLFPDKNPYKDESNYAVPEEVNLFKDLILENWTADERINNMVIELVKNYNKRRNNISARFKRERFTLEVGDELPAGIVQLAKVYIAKKRKLKVGDKMAGRHGNKGVVARIVREEDMPFLEDGTPMDIVLNPLGVPSRMNIGQIYETVLGWAGLKLGKKYATPIFDGASEEQVSAELTEAGVPRYGRTYLYDGLTGDKFDQPVTVGVIYMLKLGHLVDDKMHARSIGPYSLITQQPLGGKAQFGGQRFGEMEVWALEAFGASHVLQEILTVKSDDVIGRAKAYEAIVKGDVLPKPNIPESFNVLIHELRGLALEITLD; encoded by the coding sequence TTGGCTAAACATAAAATAAGTGAGCGCATTAACTTCGCTTCGATTACACCCGTAATTGACTACCCAGATTTTCTTGATGTTCAGCTACAATCTTTTCGCGACTTTTTTCAATTAGAAACACCCGCTGAAAACCGGACAGATGAAGGACTGTTTAAGGTATTTGCTGAGAACTTTCCAATTTCTGACTCTCGGGAAAATTTTGTTCTTGAATTTATTGATTATCATGTTGACCCACCTAAATATTCTGTTGATGAATGTATTGATCGGGGTTTAACATATTCTGTGCCTTTAAAGGCAAAGCTTCGTCTGATTTGTAATGACGAAGATAATGAAGATTTCGAAACTATCGAACAGGAAGTTTTCTTAGGAAATATTCCTTATATGACGGAAAAAGGATCTTTTGTTATCAACGGAGCAGAACGGGTTATTGTTTCTCAGCTACATCGCTCGCCGGGAGTATTCTTTGCTCAAAGTAAACATACTAACGGAACAAAACTATATTCAGCCCGGATTATTCCTTTTAAAGGTTCCTGGATTGAATTTGCTACTGACGTAAACAACGTGATGTATGCCTATATAGATCGGAAAAAGAAATTTCCAGTAACTACTCTACTCCGGGCTATTGGATACGGTACAGATAAAGATATTTTGGATTTATTCGGGCTATCGGAAGAAGTACCTGCTGATAAAAAGACCATGAAGAAAGCTGTAGGACGTAAGTTAGCCGCAAGGGTATTACGTACCTGGACAGAAGATTTCGTGGATGAAGATACTGGTGAAGTTGTTTCTATTGACCGGAATGAAGTTTTATTAGAGCGTGATTCCACTTTAACCGAAGAAGATATTGACACCATTCTGGATTCTGGAGCAAAGTCGATTATTCTGCATCGGGAAAATGTAAATATTGCCGATTATACTATCATCTATAATACGTTACAAAAAGATAATTCTAACTCTGAGCAAGAAGCTGTTGAGCAGATTTATCGTCAGTTACGTAATACAGAAGCTCCAGACGTAGAAACTGCTCGTGATATTATCCAGAAGTTATTCTTCTCGGATAAGCGTTACGATTTAGGAGATGTTGGAAGGTATCGCATAAATAAAAAATTAGGCCTGGATAATAACTGGGATGCAAAGGTACTTACGAATGAAGACATAGTTCTTATTGTAAAATACCTAATAGGTTTAATTAACTCTAAAGCTGTAGTAGACGATATCGACCACTTAAGCAATCGTCGGGTACGCACCGTAGGTGAGCAATTATATGCTCAATTTGGTGTAGGACTAGCCCGTATGGCTCGTACCATCAAAGAACGTATGAACGTTCGGGATAACGAGGAGTTTAAGCCGGTTGACTTGATCAATGCAAGAACTCTTTCTTCAGTTATTAACTCTTTCTTTGGTACAAACCAGTTATCTCAGTTTATGGACCAAACTAACCCTTTGGCCGAGATAACTCACAAACGCCGGGTTTCTGCCTTAGGACCAGGAGGTTTATCTAGAGAGAGGGCCGGGTTTGAGGTTCGTGACGTACACTATACCCACTACGGACGTTTGTGTACAATTGAAACACCTGAAGGACCAAACATCGGTTTGATTTCTTCCTTATGTGTACATGCCCGGGTAAATAATATGGGTTTCATTGAAACTCCATACCGTAAAGTAACCGAAGGAAAGGTAGAAGTAGAAAAAGGTGTCGTTTACTTAACTGCGGAAGAAGAAGATACACACCATATTGCCCAGGCAAACGCAGTGATAGATGAAGGAGGTAATTTCTTATCCGATAGAGTAAAAGGACGTTTTGAAGGTGACTTCCCAGTTACAGAACCATCGACTTATACGTATATGGACGTGGCTCCTAATCAAATCGTATCAGTGGCGGCGTCTCTAATTCCATTCTTAGAACACGACGATGCTAACCGGGCCTTGATGGGTTCAAACATGCAACGTCAAGCTGTACCATTATTAAAGCCACAAGCTCCAATTGTAGGTACTGGCTTAGAAGGGCGTGCTGCAATTGATTCAAGAGCTTTAATTGTAGCTGAAGGTCCAGGAGTTGTTGAATTTGTGGATGCAACAAAGGTGGTAGTTAAATACGACTTGAGCGAAGATGATAAATTAGTAAGCTTCGACGCTGAGTATGTAACCTATGATCTGATTAAATTCAGAAGAACTAACCAAGATACGTGCATTAACTTAACTCCCATTGTGCATAGAGGCGACATAGTGAAAAAAGGTCAGGCTTTATGCGAAGGCTACGCAACCAATGATGGTGAATTAGCTTTAGGACGTAATTTGCAAGTAGCCTTTATGCCATGGCAAGGTTATAACTTTGAGGATGCTATCGTAATTTCGGAGAAAGTAGTACGTGATGATGTATTTACTTCTATCCACATAGAGGAATTTGAGTTAGAAGTAAGAGAGACTAAGAGGGGAGAAGAAGAATTAACGTCTGAAATTCCTAACGTTAGTGAAGAAGCTGTTCGTAACTTAGATGAAAACGGTATTATCCGCCGGGGTGCTGAGGTAAAAGAAGGTGATATTTTAATTGGTAAGATTACGCCAAAAGGTGAAACAGATCCAACTCCTGAAGAAAAGCTTTTAAGAGCTATTTTCGGGGATAAGGCTGGTGATGTGAAAGACGCCTCTCTTAAAGCGCCACCATCTTTAAACGGGGTAGTTATAGAAACCAAGTTGTTCTCCCGTCCGAAAAAAGATAAAAATCTTCGGGCTAAGTCTAAGAAAGAAGTTGAAGATTTAAAGTCGCATTATAACAGCGAATTAAAAGCTGTAAAAAATATAATGATCGATAAATTATCTCAATTACTTGATGGACAAGTTACTAATGGGGTTAAGCATAAGTTTGGGGACGAAATCATGTCGAAAGGTGTGAAATTCTCCCGGAAAAACATTGCGGAAAACTTATTTCCGGATAAAAACCCTTATAAAGACGAGAGTAATTACGCCGTACCAGAAGAAGTAAATTTATTTAAAGATCTGATTCTGGAGAACTGGACTGCCGATGAACGAATTAATAATATGGTTATTGAGCTGGTTAAAAATTATAACAAGCGTCGTAACAATATTTCTGCTCGTTTCAAACGGGAGCGATTTACATTAGAAGTTGGGGATGAGTTACCAGCCGGTATTGTACAATTAGCAAAAGTTTATATTGCCAAAAAGCGTAAGCTTAAAGTAGGTGATAAAATGGCGGGGCGGCATGGTAATAAAGGGGTAGTAGCTCGTATTGTTCGAGAAGAAGATATGCCTTTCTTAGAAGATGGTACACCAATGGACATTGTATTAAATCCATTAGGGGTACCTTCCCGGATGAACATTGGCCAGATTTATGAAACAGTATTAGGTTGGGCAGGTTTAAAGTTAGGTAAAAAGTACGCTACACCAATTTTTGATGGCGCATCTGAGGAACAAGTATCTGCCGAGTTGACAGAGGCTGGCGTACCACGTTATGGCCGGACTTATCTATATGATGGATTAACCGGTGATAAATTTGATCAGCCTGTTACAGTTGGTGTGATTTACATGCTGAAGTTAGGTCACTTAGTAGATGATAAGATGCACGCGCGTTCTATAGGACCGTACTCATTAATTACACAACAACCGTTGGGTGGTAAAGCCCAATTTGGTGGCCAGCGTTTTGGTGAGATGGAAGTTTGGGCGTTAGAAGCTTTTGGTGCATCTCATGTATTGCAAGAGATTCTGACTGTTAAATCAGATGATGTAATTGGTAGAGCCAAGGCTTACGAAGCTATAGTAAAAGGTGATGTATTGCCAAAACCTAATATACCAGAATCATTTAATGTATTGATTCATGAGTTAAGAGGTTTGGCTCTTGAAATCACATTAGATTAA
- the rplL gene encoding 50S ribosomal protein L7/L12, translating into MADLKAFAEQLVNLTVKEVNELATILKDEYGIEPAAAAPVMVAGGAAGGSDAPAAEEKTAFDVILKSAGASKLAVVKLVKELTGLGLKEAKELVDAAPKPLKEGVAKDEAESLKKSLEEAGAEVEVK; encoded by the coding sequence ATGGCAGATTTAAAAGCATTCGCTGAGCAGTTAGTTAATTTAACTGTAAAAGAGGTAAATGAACTAGCTACAATCCTAAAGGATGAATACGGCATTGAGCCGGCAGCTGCAGCTCCTGTGATGGTAGCCGGCGGTGCTGCTGGTGGATCAGATGCTCCTGCAGCTGAAGAAAAAACAGCTTTTGATGTAATATTGAAGAGTGCTGGTGCTTCTAAACTAGCAGTAGTGAAATTAGTAAAAGAATTAACTGGTTTAGGCCTGAAAGAAGCTAAAGAATTAGTTGATGCTGCTCCAAAACCATTGAAAGAAGGTGTTGCTAAAGATGAAGCAGAATCTCTGAAAAAATCTTTAGAGGAAGCAGGTGCTGAAGTGGAGGTTAAATAA
- the rplJ gene encoding 50S ribosomal protein L10, which translates to MTREEKQAIVDELADKFATHQVFYITNAAGLTVASINRFRRLCYDRGMEYKVYKNTLIRKALDTLNADTTSLDVALKGQSGVLFSKESGSAPAKLLKAFYKAEAYGKGVEPKPAFKGAYIDSDVFVGAENLEVLNTIKSKQDLIGEIIGLLQSPAKNVISALQGGGNKLAGILKTLSEKE; encoded by the coding sequence ATGACAAGGGAAGAAAAACAAGCTATAGTTGATGAACTAGCGGATAAATTTGCTACACATCAAGTTTTTTATATTACAAATGCAGCTGGTTTAACCGTAGCTAGTATCAATCGTTTCCGGAGATTATGCTATGATAGAGGCATGGAGTATAAAGTATATAAAAATACTTTAATCCGCAAAGCGCTAGATACTTTGAACGCAGATACTACATCGTTAGATGTGGCTTTAAAAGGACAATCAGGTGTTTTGTTTTCAAAAGAATCTGGAAGTGCTCCTGCTAAGCTTTTAAAAGCTTTTTATAAAGCTGAAGCCTATGGTAAAGGTGTAGAACCTAAACCAGCATTTAAAGGAGCTTACATAGATAGTGATGTATTTGTTGGTGCTGAAAACTTAGAAGTACTAAACACAATTAAGTCGAAGCAAGATTTGATAGGCGAGATTATTGGTCTATTACAATCTCCTGCGAAAAATGTTATTTCGGCACTTCAGGGTGGTGGTAACAAACTTGCTGGTATCCTAAAAACATTGTCTGAAAAAGAATAA
- the rplA gene encoding 50S ribosomal protein L1, with protein sequence MAKNTKNRKAALAKVDLNKEYSLLDAAGVVKEITFTKFDASVDIDVRLGVDPRKADQMVRGIATLPHGTGKTVRVLVLCTPDKEQEAKDAGADYVGLDEYIQKIEKGWTDVDVIITMPSVMAKVGRLGRILGPRNLMPNPKSGTVTPEVGKAVKEVKAGKIDFKVDKTGIIHTSIGKVSFSPEKLAENASEVISTLNRLKPSSAKGTYIRSITLSSTMSPAVPVDPSLTSGK encoded by the coding sequence ATGGCAAAAAATACTAAAAACAGGAAAGCTGCTTTAGCGAAAGTAGACCTGAATAAAGAATATTCTTTACTGGATGCAGCAGGAGTAGTGAAAGAAATTACTTTCACCAAGTTTGATGCATCTGTAGACATTGACGTGCGTTTAGGAGTAGATCCTCGTAAAGCTGATCAAATGGTTCGTGGTATAGCTACATTACCACATGGAACTGGTAAAACAGTGCGGGTTCTTGTACTTTGCACTCCAGATAAGGAGCAGGAAGCGAAGGATGCTGGAGCAGACTACGTTGGATTAGATGAATATATTCAAAAGATTGAAAAAGGCTGGACAGATGTTGATGTAATTATTACAATGCCTTCTGTTATGGCTAAAGTAGGTCGTTTAGGACGTATTTTAGGTCCACGTAATTTAATGCCTAATCCTAAATCTGGTACTGTAACACCTGAAGTAGGCAAAGCTGTAAAAGAAGTAAAAGCAGGTAAAATTGATTTTAAAGTTGATAAAACCGGCATTATTCACACGAGCATTGGTAAAGTTTCTTTTTCTCCGGAAAAGCTAGCCGAGAACGCTTCAGAAGTAATTTCAACATTAAATCGGTTAAAACCATCATCTGCAAAAGGAACTTATATCAGAAGTATTACATTGTCTAGCACAATGAGTCCAGCAGTTCCAGTAGATCCAAGTTTAACTTCAGGAAAATAA
- the rplK gene encoding 50S ribosomal protein L11 — protein sequence MAKEIKGYLKLQVKGGAANPSPPIGPALGSKGLNIMEFCKQFNARTQDKAGQICPVLITIYTDKSFDFVIKTPPAPVLLLDAAKVKNGSKEPNRNKVGSVTWDQVRAIAETKMPDLNAFKIESAMKLVAGTARSMGITVTGKAPWSE from the coding sequence ATGGCAAAAGAAATAAAAGGTTACCTGAAATTACAGGTAAAGGGAGGTGCCGCGAATCCATCGCCACCGATTGGACCTGCACTTGGCTCTAAAGGCTTAAATATAATGGAGTTCTGTAAGCAATTTAATGCTAGAACCCAAGATAAAGCCGGCCAAATCTGTCCCGTACTGATTACAATCTACACTGACAAGTCATTCGACTTTGTTATCAAAACTCCTCCAGCTCCAGTGTTACTGCTTGATGCTGCTAAAGTTAAAAATGGTTCAAAAGAACCAAACCGGAATAAGGTTGGTTCAGTTACCTGGGATCAGGTTAGAGCAATTGCAGAAACAAAAATGCCCGACTTAAACGCATTTAAAATTGAATCTGCAATGAAGTTGGTAGCAGGTACTGCACGCAGTATGGGGATTACAGTTACTGGAAAAGCTCCATGGAGCGAATAA
- the nusG gene encoding transcription termination/antitermination protein NusG, producing the protein MADLKWYVVRAVSGQEKKAKSYLETEIARQELTDYVPQVLIPAEKVYEMRNGKKRVRERNFFPGYILIHADLSHGEAEHIIISTPGVIGFLGANEGSAMKKPVPLRLSEVNRILGKVDETDETEETLESPFIVGETVKVMDGPFNGFAGTVEEVFEERKKLNVMVKIFGRNTPVELNYMQVEKES; encoded by the coding sequence ATGGCAGATTTAAAATGGTATGTAGTTCGTGCGGTAAGTGGTCAAGAAAAAAAGGCTAAATCCTATCTTGAAACCGAAATTGCCCGGCAAGAGCTTACAGACTACGTACCGCAAGTTCTAATTCCGGCAGAAAAAGTCTACGAAATGCGGAATGGAAAAAAAAGAGTTAGAGAGCGTAATTTTTTTCCAGGCTACATTTTAATTCATGCTGATCTATCCCACGGTGAAGCAGAGCACATCATCATTAGTACTCCAGGTGTGATTGGATTTTTGGGAGCTAATGAAGGTTCTGCAATGAAAAAGCCGGTTCCCTTACGTTTGTCTGAAGTAAATCGTATTCTGGGCAAGGTTGATGAAACGGATGAAACAGAAGAAACTTTAGAATCTCCATTTATAGTTGGAGAAACAGTGAAGGTGATGGATGGACCATTTAATGGATTTGCCGGAACTGTAGAAGAGGTGTTTGAAGAAAGAAAGAAACTCAACGTAATGGTAAAGATTTTTGGTAGAAATACCCCGGTTGAGTTAAACTACATGCAAGTAGAGAAAGAATCTTAA
- the secE gene encoding preprotein translocase subunit SecE: protein MEKVKKYISDTVEEMRHRVSWPKYAELQNSSVLVLVGSIVFAIVVGLMDFVYDSTLSWFYNQF from the coding sequence ATGGAAAAGGTTAAGAAATATATCAGTGATACAGTTGAGGAAATGAGACACCGTGTTTCATGGCCAAAATATGCGGAGTTGCAAAATAGCTCGGTATTAGTGTTGGTAGGCTCAATTGTGTTTGCGATTGTTGTAGGCCTCATGGATTTTGTGTACGATTCTACTTTATCGTGGTTTTATAACCAATTTTAA
- the tuf gene encoding elongation factor Tu: protein MAKENFDRSKPHVNIGTIGHVDHGKTTLTAAITQVLANKGLAEKRDFSSIDNAPEEKERGITINTSHVEYATANRHYAHVDCPGHADYVKNMVTGAAQMDGAILVVAATDGPMPQTREHILLARQVGVPQLVVFMNKVDMVDDPELLELVEMEIRELLSFYDFDGDNIPVIQGSALGGLNGDAKWVATIEQLMEAVDNFIPIPTRLTDLPFLMPVEDVFSITGRGTVATGRIERGVINSGEPVDILGMGAEGLKSTVTGVEMFRKILDRGEAGDNVGLLLRGIDKDQIRRGMVICKPGSVKPHAEFKAEVYVLSKEEGGRHTPFFNKYRPQFYLRTTDVTGEIVLPEGVEMVMPGDNITITVKLINKVAMEKGLRFAIREGGRTVGAGQVTEILD, encoded by the coding sequence ATGGCAAAAGAAAATTTTGATCGCTCGAAGCCGCACGTTAACATCGGTACCATCGGGCACGTTGACCACGGTAAAACAACCCTGACTGCCGCTATCACTCAGGTTTTAGCGAACAAAGGTCTTGCCGAGAAAAGAGATTTCTCCTCTATCGATAACGCTCCCGAAGAAAAAGAACGTGGTATTACCATTAACACTTCTCACGTGGAATATGCTACGGCTAACCGTCACTACGCACACGTAGATTGCCCTGGTCACGCTGACTATGTGAAAAACATGGTTACTGGTGCTGCCCAGATGGACGGCGCTATCCTGGTAGTGGCTGCTACAGATGGTCCAATGCCGCAAACTCGTGAGCACATCCTGTTGGCTCGTCAGGTAGGTGTACCTCAACTAGTTGTTTTCATGAACAAAGTTGACATGGTAGACGACCCAGAATTATTAGAGCTGGTAGAAATGGAAATTCGGGAATTATTATCATTCTACGATTTCGATGGTGATAACATTCCGGTAATCCAAGGTTCTGCATTAGGTGGTTTAAATGGAGATGCTAAGTGGGTTGCTACTATCGAGCAATTAATGGAAGCAGTAGATAACTTTATTCCAATTCCTACTCGTTTAACAGATCTTCCATTCTTGATGCCAGTAGAAGACGTGTTCTCTATTACAGGTCGTGGTACTGTGGCTACTGGTCGTATTGAGCGTGGTGTAATCAACTCTGGCGAACCTGTTGATATCTTAGGTATGGGTGCTGAAGGTTTAAAATCTACAGTAACAGGGGTAGAGATGTTCCGCAAAATCCTAGACAGAGGTGAAGCTGGTGATAACGTAGGTTTATTGTTACGTGGTATCGACAAAGACCAAATCCGTCGAGGTATGGTTATTTGCAAGCCAGGTTCTGTTAAACCGCACGCTGAGTTTAAAGCGGAAGTTTACGTATTATCTAAAGAAGAAGGTGGTCGTCATACGCCATTCTTTAACAAATACCGTCCACAGTTTTATCTGCGTACAACTGACGTAACTGGTGAAATTGTTCTGCCAGAAGGTGTAGAAATGGTTATGCCTGGTGATAACATTACTATTACTGTTAAATTAATTAACAAAGTAGCAATGGAGAAAGGCTTACGTTTTGCGATTCGTGAAGGTGGTCGTACCGTAGGTGCTGGTCAGGTAACTGAGATTTTAGACTAA
- a CDS encoding M1 family metallopeptidase: MRDKFWGGLSIILAVLGGFGCKTNLANIPVTNNNTAVSSVAPVPLRDTITLQQDSIPEWVSKKGPYQPARTLLSDLIHTRLKIRFDWNKQQAIGEAVLTLKPYFYPQNTAVLDAKGFTIQRVKLVSGTATKDLQYTYDNLKLTVKLDKTYTRNQEYKLLINYIANPNNLQVKGSVAITSDKGLYFINPLGKEPNKPKQIWTQGETEANSAWLPTIDSPNERMTQEFYITVDPQYTTLSNGLLVSSVKNPDGTRTDYWKMDKPHAPYLAMMAVGEFAVVRDKWRNLNVDFYVEPKFKNTAKAVFGHTPEMMEFFSKKLGMDFPWQKYASVVVRDYVSGAMENTTASVFMESLQLSRRELLDTNWDFIIAHELFHQWFGDLVTLESWANLPLNESFANYSEYLWEEHKNGKAAADALNLKELNEYLAEAETKQEPLIRYHYQDKEDMFDSHSYAKGGRVLHMLRNYVGDEAFFTALHNYLKANQFTSVELAELRMAFEDVTGEDLNWFFDQWFLKPGHPDLKVVHTYQNGQVKLAVTQQQDSLYTPVYRLPVTIAIYNGKEKKEHEIVITKAQQEFQFPVKSQPELVVFDAKQQLLGTIDHPKTEAELIYQFYNVDQYLPKYEAITKLTEKVNEPAVLAMIRSALKDKTFQIRSAALNALAKYTGSESEILFKELQQVAKKDQKSAVRADAVTAIASLNNPAVFEILEQSLSDSSYAVIAAGIEGLITTKNGQVAPKLKQFDNSTSSELLRALSGYYARFGNPTYFDWFLKNIEIVKGENLYFFTQNFGGFLMNFGPQVDLNKGIIKLEDMARNHETYFIRLAAFQALSIASDSEEQRKKLIEIKKNEKDPKLIRIYTNIPD; the protein is encoded by the coding sequence ATGCGTGATAAGTTTTGGGGTGGCCTTAGTATCATACTGGCTGTGTTGGGTGGGTTTGGTTGTAAAACCAATCTAGCAAATATTCCGGTAACCAATAACAATACTGCCGTCTCCTCGGTGGCTCCGGTACCGCTACGTGATACCATAACTTTGCAGCAGGATAGTATCCCGGAGTGGGTATCTAAAAAAGGGCCTTATCAACCGGCAAGAACCCTGCTTTCTGATTTAATTCATACGCGTCTTAAAATTCGTTTTGATTGGAACAAGCAACAGGCCATCGGAGAAGCGGTGCTTACTTTAAAGCCGTATTTTTATCCGCAGAATACCGCTGTTTTGGATGCGAAAGGTTTCACGATTCAGCGTGTTAAACTAGTAAGTGGCACGGCTACTAAAGATTTGCAATATACTTATGATAACCTGAAACTTACCGTAAAACTCGACAAAACCTACACCCGTAATCAGGAATATAAATTACTAATTAATTACATTGCCAACCCCAATAACCTGCAAGTAAAAGGCAGTGTGGCTATTACATCCGATAAAGGTTTGTATTTTATAAATCCGTTAGGCAAAGAACCTAACAAACCTAAGCAGATATGGACCCAGGGTGAAACAGAAGCTAATTCAGCCTGGTTACCCACGATAGATTCGCCGAATGAGCGCATGACGCAGGAATTTTACATAACCGTAGATCCGCAATACACGACCCTGTCTAACGGTTTACTGGTAAGCTCAGTAAAGAACCCCGATGGTACCCGAACGGATTACTGGAAAATGGATAAGCCCCATGCGCCTTATTTAGCCATGATGGCAGTAGGAGAATTTGCGGTGGTGCGCGATAAGTGGCGTAATTTAAATGTTGATTTCTATGTAGAGCCAAAATTTAAAAATACGGCTAAAGCTGTTTTTGGCCATACTCCCGAAATGATGGAGTTCTTTTCTAAAAAATTAGGAATGGATTTTCCGTGGCAAAAATATGCTTCGGTGGTAGTGCGCGATTACGTTTCTGGAGCAATGGAAAATACTACTGCTTCGGTTTTTATGGAAAGCTTACAACTTTCCCGGCGAGAGTTATTAGATACAAACTGGGATTTTATTATTGCACATGAGCTGTTTCACCAATGGTTTGGCGATTTAGTAACCCTGGAAAGCTGGGCTAACTTGCCTTTAAACGAATCTTTTGCCAATTACAGCGAATATTTATGGGAGGAACACAAAAATGGAAAAGCCGCTGCCGATGCATTAAACCTGAAGGAACTTAATGAATATTTAGCCGAAGCCGAAACCAAACAAGAACCCTTAATCCGTTATCATTATCAGGATAAAGAAGATATGTTTGACAGCCATTCTTACGCCAAAGGTGGCCGGGTTTTACACATGCTTCGGAATTATGTAGGTGATGAAGCTTTTTTTACGGCTTTACACAACTACTTAAAAGCAAACCAATTTACCTCCGTAGAGTTAGCCGAGCTGCGCATGGCCTTTGAGGATGTAACCGGCGAAGATTTAAACTGGTTTTTTGATCAGTGGTTTTTAAAACCTGGCCACCCAGACTTAAAAGTGGTGCATACCTACCAAAACGGTCAAGTAAAACTGGCTGTCACGCAGCAACAAGACTCCCTTTATACCCCTGTTTATCGCCTGCCTGTAACAATTGCTATTTATAATGGCAAAGAAAAGAAAGAGCATGAAATTGTTATTACCAAAGCACAACAAGAATTTCAATTTCCGGTTAAGTCTCAACCTGAACTGGTGGTATTCGACGCCAAGCAGCAGTTATTAGGTACAATAGATCATCCTAAAACGGAGGCTGAATTAATTTACCAGTTTTATAATGTTGATCAATATTTACCGAAGTACGAAGCAATAACCAAATTAACCGAAAAAGTAAATGAGCCCGCTGTACTAGCCATGATCCGGTCAGCTTTAAAAGATAAAACTTTTCAGATAAGATCGGCAGCATTGAATGCCCTGGCTAAATATACCGGTTCAGAGTCTGAAATCTTATTTAAGGAATTGCAACAAGTAGCTAAAAAAGACCAGAAAAGCGCTGTGCGGGCAGATGCCGTTACGGCCATTGCCTCGCTGAATAACCCCGCAGTTTTCGAAATTTTAGAACAATCTCTTTCCGATTCATCTTATGCGGTAATAGCAGCCGGTATCGAAGGCTTAATTACTACCAAAAATGGGCAAGTAGCACCTAAATTAAAACAATTTGATAATAGCACAAGTAGCGAATTATTAAGAGCACTGTCGGGTTATTATGCTCGTTTTGGTAATCCAACTTACTTCGATTGGTTTTTAAAAAATATTGAAATTGTAAAAGGTGAGAATTTATACTTCTTTACTCAAAATTTTGGCGGCTTTTTAATGAACTTTGGCCCTCAGGTAGATCTTAACAAGGGGATAATAAAATTAGAAGATATGGCCCGCAACCACGAGACTTATTTTATAAGGTTAGCTGCTTTTCAAGCCCTAAGCATAGCTTCAGATTCTGAGGAACAGCGAAAGAAGTTGATAGAAATTAAAAAAAATGAAAAAGATCCAAAGCTGATTCGGATTTACACCAACATTCCGGATTAG